A region from the Candidatus Electrothrix scaldis genome encodes:
- a CDS encoding ABC transporter permease subunit produces the protein MKKYLKQATANPVLTTALLIVAAVLCITLFGTALAPHDPLHTDMSLRLAPPSWTYPLGNDTLGRCLLSRILAGAHISVGLSLAVVAVSCLVGLSVGLASGYSGGIADEGLMRLTDIFFSFPEVIAAMTVAGLMGPGTVNMILALSSVSWMRYARLVRGITLSVKERDYVAAARISGVSGIRIVLRHILPACLPSIIVLATIGLAKAILAVSALGFLGFGAQPPTPEWGTLLMEGKDLILSAPHLSLYPGIAIMLTALAFNLTGDGLRDRYHG, from the coding sequence TTGAAGAAGTATCTCAAACAAGCAACAGCCAATCCGGTCCTGACCACAGCCCTGCTCATAGTGGCCGCAGTGCTCTGCATCACCCTGTTCGGAACGGCCCTGGCACCCCATGATCCTCTGCACACTGATATGAGCCTGCGGCTGGCTCCGCCTTCCTGGACCTATCCTTTGGGCAACGACACCCTGGGCCGCTGCCTCCTTTCCCGCATTCTGGCCGGGGCCCATATCTCAGTGGGACTCAGTCTTGCCGTGGTTGCGGTCTCCTGCCTGGTCGGCCTGAGCGTGGGCCTGGCCTCCGGCTACAGCGGCGGCATTGCCGATGAAGGACTCATGCGCCTCACTGACATTTTCTTCTCCTTCCCGGAAGTAATCGCAGCCATGACCGTGGCCGGGCTGATGGGGCCGGGCACCGTCAATATGATCCTGGCCCTGTCCTCAGTGAGCTGGATGCGCTATGCCCGCCTTGTCCGGGGCATCACCCTGTCAGTGAAGGAACGGGATTACGTAGCTGCAGCCCGAATCTCCGGGGTCTCCGGCATCCGCATCGTACTGCGCCATATCCTGCCCGCCTGCCTGCCCTCGATCATTGTCCTGGCCACCATCGGCCTGGCCAAGGCCATCCTGGCGGTCTCGGCCCTGGGCTTCCTCGGCTTCGGTGCCCAGCCGCCCACCCCGGAATGGGGCACCCTGCTCATGGAGGGCAAGGACCTCATCCTCAGCGCCCCGCATCTCTCCCTCTATCCCGGCATTGCTATTATGCTGACTGCCCTGGCCTTTAACCTGACCGGGGATGGGCTGCGGGATAGGTATCATGGGTAG
- a CDS encoding ABC transporter permease yields the protein MMTLISKKILSTLLVVLGATFCTYTLMHFAPGDPALEIAVSRYGGQYEVDQATVEWIRESEGLDKPLHLQYLYWLRHVLRLDLGRSLVEEAPVAELISQRFPKTLILAAAACCIALCISLPLGILAGLKQGSWVDSLSVSLSVAGVSMPNYWLGLVLILLFAVRLHWLPSFGTGTWQHIILPAITLGTALTAYTTRILRSAIIETMQAEHIMALKARGVNSRLVLTKHLFRNAMIPLVTVIGIEFGMILEGAVITETVFAWPGLGELMVSAVSNRDYPLIQGLVLFCVLVFVSINLLTDLTYRLLDPRIRL from the coding sequence ATGATGACCCTTATCAGCAAAAAGATCCTCAGTACCCTGCTGGTGGTGCTGGGTGCGACCTTCTGCACCTACACCCTGATGCACTTTGCGCCCGGCGACCCGGCTTTGGAGATAGCCGTCTCCCGCTACGGCGGGCAGTACGAGGTGGATCAGGCCACGGTGGAGTGGATTCGGGAGAGCGAGGGCCTGGACAAGCCCCTGCATCTCCAGTACCTGTACTGGCTCAGGCATGTGCTCCGTCTTGATCTGGGCCGTTCCCTGGTCGAAGAGGCTCCGGTTGCCGAGCTTATCAGCCAGCGTTTCCCCAAGACCCTGATCTTGGCTGCGGCGGCCTGCTGCATCGCCCTGTGCATCTCCCTGCCTCTGGGCATTCTTGCCGGGTTGAAGCAGGGCAGCTGGGTGGATTCCCTCAGTGTCAGCCTGAGCGTGGCCGGGGTTTCCATGCCTAATTACTGGCTCGGCCTGGTCCTGATCCTCCTCTTTGCCGTGCGCCTGCACTGGCTGCCCAGCTTCGGCACCGGTACGTGGCAGCACATCATCCTGCCCGCTATCACGCTGGGTACAGCCCTGACCGCCTACACCACCCGGATTCTCCGCTCCGCCATTATCGAGACCATGCAGGCCGAGCACATCATGGCCCTCAAAGCCAGAGGCGTGAACAGCCGCCTGGTCCTGACCAAGCATCTGTTCAGGAACGCCATGATCCCGCTGGTCACGGTCATCGGCATTGAGTTCGGCATGATACTGGAAGGAGCGGTGATCACGGAAACCGTGTTCGCCTGGCCCGGTCTGGGCGAGCTGATGGTCAGTGCGGTGAGTAACCGGGATTACCCGCTGATTCAGGGGCTGGTGCTGTTCTGCGTCCTCGTCTTTGTCTCCATCAACCTGCTTACCGATCTGACCTACCGCCTGCTGGACCCGCGCATCAGGCTCTGA
- a CDS encoding ABC transporter ATP-binding protein: MSAPYLDIVDLGVRFPEQRNRSARSAAPYILRHITARINRNETFCLLGESGSGKTTLIRALLGLIPFQEGHFVLDGQQISRHDKPAYRCFPNRMQLVFQDPATSLSPSCTLGESMQEPLQAQGIQHRERLRIVHRLAEQMGLPAEALERRPGAVSGGQCQRACIGRALAAKPDILFLDEPLAALDTLTRQKVAELLVRVREQYRMTFFLVTHNLSFAARISSRVAVMYLGRIVEQAPAAQFFRRPGHPYSQALLSSALDPALWSGERIILKGDMASDDATSGCVFYPRCFRRTALCAAEVPPSHLLGDEHEVCCHFPSGP; the protein is encoded by the coding sequence ATGTCTGCGCCTTATCTGGATATCGTTGACCTCGGAGTGCGTTTTCCCGAGCAACGTAATCGCTCCGCCCGCTCAGCAGCACCCTATATCCTCCGCCACATCACGGCCCGCATCAACAGGAACGAGACCTTCTGCCTGCTGGGAGAAAGTGGCTCAGGCAAGACCACCCTGATCCGGGCCCTGCTCGGCCTGATCCCCTTTCAGGAGGGGCATTTCGTCCTGGACGGGCAGCAGATCAGCAGGCACGACAAGCCCGCATATCGCTGCTTTCCCAACCGGATGCAGCTGGTCTTTCAGGATCCCGCCACCTCGCTGAGTCCCTCCTGCACGCTGGGGGAGTCCATGCAGGAACCCCTTCAGGCGCAGGGCATACAGCACAGGGAACGGTTGCGGATTGTCCACAGGCTGGCCGAGCAGATGGGCCTTCCGGCAGAGGCACTTGAGCGCAGGCCCGGCGCAGTCTCTGGGGGGCAATGTCAGCGGGCCTGCATCGGGCGGGCCCTGGCTGCCAAGCCGGACATTCTCTTCCTCGACGAGCCTCTTGCCGCCCTGGATACCCTGACTCGGCAGAAGGTTGCGGAACTCCTGGTCCGGGTGCGGGAACAGTACCGGATGACCTTCTTTCTCGTCACCCATAACCTCAGCTTTGCCGCCCGGATCAGCAGCAGGGTGGCGGTCATGTACCTGGGCCGTATCGTGGAGCAGGCCCCGGCAGCGCAGTTCTTCCGGCGGCCCGGCCATCCCTATTCCCAGGCCCTCCTGTCCAGCGCCCTTGACCCGGCCCTCTGGAGCGGGGAACGCATTATCCTCAAGGGGGATATGGCCTCGGATGATGCGACTTCCGGCTGCGTCTTTTACCCCCGTTGCTTCCGGCGGACGGCCCTCTGCGCAGCAGAGGTTCCGCCCTCGCATTTGCTGGGGGATGAGCATGAGGTCTGCTGCCATTTTCCCTCTGGCCCGTGA
- a CDS encoding ABC transporter ATP-binding protein yields MTGCLENTLLAVRNLSADFPGRTDVLDRISFSLHKGEVLGIIGESGSGKSVLARTLLRLEAPARITAGSILLDGQDVAGKSQREMRAIRGRKIALAVQDPRSAMDPVFRMESQLLEVMQAAGAGRQKKSMQQDEIYGRLSEVGISSPRERCCQYPHQWSRGMLQRAQLVMLFSTNAQVLILDEVTSALDPTVTLEILDLIRRLQQERKAGIILITHDTAVVRELCDRAAVMQQGRMVESGPVTEVLASPTHPYTQELVAKAGC; encoded by the coding sequence ATGACCGGATGTCTGGAAAATACCCTCCTTGCAGTGCGCAATCTATCCGCTGATTTTCCGGGCCGCACCGACGTGCTTGATCGGATTTCTTTCTCCCTGCATAAGGGCGAGGTGCTGGGCATCATCGGCGAATCAGGCTCAGGGAAGTCTGTGCTTGCCCGCACCCTGCTACGCCTGGAGGCCCCGGCCCGGATCACTGCCGGGTCCATCCTCCTGGACGGGCAGGATGTAGCCGGGAAGAGTCAACGGGAGATGCGGGCCATTCGGGGCAGGAAGATCGCCCTTGCCGTGCAAGACCCTCGCTCCGCAATGGACCCGGTCTTTCGCATGGAGAGCCAGCTCCTGGAGGTGATGCAGGCGGCGGGAGCTGGCAGGCAGAAGAAGAGTATGCAGCAGGACGAGATATATGGCCGTTTGAGCGAAGTGGGCATCAGCTCGCCCCGTGAGCGTTGCTGCCAATATCCCCATCAATGGAGCCGGGGCATGCTCCAGCGGGCCCAGCTGGTCATGCTCTTTTCCACCAATGCCCAGGTGCTGATCCTGGACGAGGTGACCTCGGCCCTGGACCCCACCGTGACCCTTGAGATCCTTGACCTGATCCGCAGGCTCCAGCAGGAGCGCAAGGCGGGCATCATCCTGATCACCCACGATACCGCTGTGGTCCGGGAACTCTGCGACCGGGCAGCGGTCATGCAGCAGGGGCGGATGGTGGAGAGCGGGCCGGTTACGGAGGTGCTGGCTAGCCCGACGCATCCCTATACCCAGGAACTTGTTGCCAAGGCAGGCTGCTGA
- a CDS encoding ABC transporter substrate-binding protein yields MFKGICFLLFFIGLTWLAWPLISGGPVLPVNSSNSGNKLVVGKPFGPSAVVPDPAKGYNGWYLSEAGVTETLFSLDFGLHLQPLLAASSRHLDPLSWEISLKKDILFHDHTPLNAEAVKWSLERIINPDSEVFNKRLQGLLDISSITVQDEQTLLFRTNSPNAAFLYNLTAPGTAILSPASNTKRFFGTGPFVLEKTVPNQEMRVRAFTDYWQGKPGFEQVSLKMITNPATRMLAFEAGQLDVAAYFPEQDALRLQSRDDVQIVQQPTTRLCFLFVRVSDGPLADPLIRQALNYALDREEIVQAVLAGQGGTVAASVFPAILPWANLDLPPYPYDAPKAAQLLSQAGLQDTNGDGMLEKDGRPLLLNIWTYEGRAALKPALELIQAQLKRVGIASQTRITKKGSPINQAMQRGQVQLGLQMWNTAPQGDPDFFLSQVFTSQGGSNFMGYQNAELDELVRQGKTTFDPAARKKIYDRVQEIISQDSPVIPLFHQAMISAVRGDIEQFRSHPAEKYLLTHRLRRKE; encoded by the coding sequence ATGTTCAAAGGAATATGTTTCCTGTTATTTTTCATCGGGCTGACATGGCTGGCTTGGCCGCTCATTTCAGGGGGGCCGGTTCTGCCGGTCAACAGTAGCAATAGTGGCAACAAACTGGTGGTGGGCAAGCCCTTTGGCCCTTCCGCAGTAGTGCCGGACCCGGCCAAGGGCTATAACGGATGGTACCTGAGCGAGGCCGGAGTGACAGAGACCCTGTTTTCCTTGGACTTCGGGCTGCATCTCCAGCCGCTGCTGGCCGCCTCATCCCGACACCTTGATCCCCTGTCCTGGGAGATCTCCCTCAAGAAGGATATTCTATTTCACGATCATACACCGCTCAATGCTGAGGCCGTCAAGTGGTCGCTGGAACGGATCATCAACCCGGACAGCGAGGTCTTTAATAAACGCCTCCAGGGGCTGCTGGATATCAGCAGCATCACGGTGCAGGATGAGCAGACCCTGCTGTTCCGCACCAACAGCCCCAATGCGGCCTTTCTTTACAATCTGACCGCACCGGGTACTGCCATTCTTTCACCTGCCAGCAATACAAAACGCTTCTTCGGTACTGGTCCCTTTGTACTGGAGAAGACGGTCCCGAATCAGGAAATGCGCGTGCGTGCCTTTACTGACTACTGGCAGGGAAAACCGGGCTTCGAGCAGGTCAGCCTCAAGATGATTACCAACCCGGCCACGCGAATGCTGGCCTTTGAGGCTGGGCAGCTGGATGTGGCAGCGTATTTCCCGGAACAGGATGCGCTACGGCTTCAGAGTAGGGACGATGTGCAGATTGTGCAGCAGCCCACCACCCGGCTCTGTTTCCTCTTTGTCCGGGTCAGCGATGGCCCGCTAGCTGATCCGCTCATTCGGCAGGCCCTGAATTACGCCCTTGACCGGGAGGAAATCGTACAGGCAGTCCTGGCAGGGCAGGGAGGCACTGTTGCCGCCTCTGTTTTTCCCGCAATTCTCCCCTGGGCCAACCTGGATCTACCCCCCTATCCCTATGATGCCCCAAAAGCTGCCCAGCTGCTGAGTCAGGCCGGTCTCCAGGATACCAACGGTGACGGGATGTTGGAAAAGGACGGTCGTCCGCTGCTGCTCAATATCTGGACCTATGAAGGCCGGGCCGCCCTCAAGCCTGCCCTGGAACTGATCCAGGCCCAGCTCAAGCGGGTGGGGATTGCCAGTCAAACCCGCATCACCAAGAAAGGCTCACCCATTAATCAGGCCATGCAGCGGGGACAGGTGCAGCTCGGTCTCCAGATGTGGAACACAGCCCCGCAGGGCGATCCCGACTTCTTCCTCTCGCAGGTCTTTACCAGCCAGGGCGGCTCCAACTTCATGGGATACCAGAATGCGGAGCTGGATGAGCTGGTCCGGCAGGGTAAGACGACCTTTGACCCGGCGGCCCGCAAGAAGATCTATGACCGGGTGCAGGAGATCATCTCTCAGGACAGCCCGGTGATCCCCCTCTTTCATCAGGCCATGATCTCGGCGGTGCGCGGCGATATAGAGCAGTTCCGCAGCCATCCGGCAGAGAAATACCTGCTCACCCATCGCCTCCGGCGGAAGGAATAA
- a CDS encoding class I SAM-dependent methyltransferase: MKYVKEPIKTYWNKRSSSYGLDKDKSSSIAETWATVLHDLVENGTGKKALDVGTGTGQFAVYLANKGFEVTGVDLSEEMIATARQNAAQEGLSIRFQTGDAEHLDFADESFDVVVSRNLLWTLPHPELALKEWQRVLKPGGKLVVSDGFWMNSTWKSVPRLAMNMFRERFSDTSRRSMRFFWSYSKVKRSLPFYAGLNASDAVQLLEQARFKEIGCYDTACFATHPYQKHQAKPKEPSFFIVHAGK, encoded by the coding sequence GTGAAATATGTGAAAGAACCAATCAAGACGTACTGGAATAAAAGAAGTAGCAGCTATGGCCTGGATAAGGATAAGTCCTCATCCATAGCGGAAACCTGGGCAACAGTATTGCATGACCTGGTCGAGAACGGGACTGGTAAAAAGGCCCTTGATGTGGGGACCGGTACAGGGCAATTCGCGGTTTACCTGGCCAATAAGGGCTTTGAGGTGACCGGAGTGGATCTTTCTGAGGAAATGATTGCCACGGCCCGTCAGAATGCTGCTCAGGAAGGGCTTTCCATTCGTTTTCAGACAGGCGATGCAGAACATCTGGACTTTGCCGATGAGAGTTTTGATGTGGTCGTGTCGAGGAATCTACTCTGGACTCTACCTCATCCAGAGCTGGCCCTGAAGGAATGGCAACGGGTGCTCAAACCGGGTGGCAAACTGGTTGTTTCTGATGGATTTTGGATGAACAGCACCTGGAAGAGTGTCCCTCGTCTGGCGATGAACATGTTCCGGGAGCGGTTCAGCGATACCAGCAGGCGCTCCATGCGTTTTTTCTGGAGCTATTCCAAAGTGAAGCGTTCTCTTCCCTTCTATGCAGGCTTGAATGCAAGCGATGCGGTTCAGCTGCTGGAGCAGGCCAGGTTCAAGGAAATAGGCTGTTATGACACTGCCTGTTTTGCTACCCATCCCTATCAGAAACATCAGGCGAAACCAAAAGAACCTTCCTTTTTTATTGTCCATGCCGGAAAATAA
- a CDS encoding TonB-dependent receptor, which yields MIPPWKLSLYCTSMALIPLTCILPAQGEESAATAEQQVEQQKTYELEPVTVIATKTPKKLLDAPGSVSVITEEQINAFSAEHPFKVLHLTEGVWARQYRGLADYWARPMVRGRRALMQVDGMNWYDYGYYVDTAAVPMSDLEKVDVVRGPFSALYGTMAQTAVVSYTTRIPEGQEIDASVSFGDWNSRFYSFHFADRPFGKSEEGIDEPSWADRVLGQRFFYSFSFKSRTSDSYVTTPSYKSLSSIDGAADSSIPVVTGWEKDIDPQTGKTRYKIGDQGNNWYEDYGVFIKTGYDFSENTRLWYSLSASKFEYGWEDGTSLLRDSSGNAVYEGDVYIQDGGKTSLVSLSPSLFTSDTKEKESLVHSLHFDHTVPDLLDLTMMVGFNDKEAGTHYESSSRYKAEDSSLTQADLTATFHLLADDLLLTVGTQGVQEEATVTDSNLSNAYDENSIVSTREETNGTNQTLGTFVQAEYSPLDPLTLYLGGRYDHWWGSDADYYSSLSGEYYTQHPDTDDGQFSPKASVVYHPLENGTVRASYGQSFTAPSLYYRTSSYYWEGGGTISMASPNPDLKPETNTSWEVGTEWEFWKKRVRVKLTYFENDFEDMIVSTSTTSTLADGTQVIDKTRINADEAEVNGIEAAVEASFTADLRGGLFYTHNWSEYTVTKDSSKLGWEVDEVPTNIWSAWIGYYFTDNLDLNLSYRYCDSRYDDEYAAYGENSYKGDDEYYVMDAKLTYRPSEHLALSVSVDNLLDEEYYEYYKGPGRFALATLSFSY from the coding sequence ATGATACCCCCTTGGAAACTTTCACTCTACTGCACTTCGATGGCCCTTATTCCCCTGACCTGTATTCTGCCAGCTCAAGGGGAGGAGAGTGCTGCAACAGCAGAGCAGCAGGTAGAACAACAAAAGACCTATGAGCTGGAGCCGGTCACAGTTATTGCCACCAAGACCCCGAAAAAACTCCTGGATGCTCCGGGTAGTGTCTCTGTGATTACAGAAGAGCAGATCAATGCCTTTAGTGCTGAGCATCCCTTCAAGGTACTACATCTCACTGAGGGCGTCTGGGCAAGGCAATACAGGGGACTGGCTGATTACTGGGCTCGTCCGATGGTCAGGGGCAGAAGAGCCCTGATGCAGGTCGACGGTATGAACTGGTACGATTACGGGTATTATGTGGATACCGCAGCTGTTCCCATGTCTGATCTGGAAAAAGTAGACGTAGTTCGGGGGCCGTTTTCCGCCCTGTATGGCACAATGGCTCAGACCGCTGTGGTCAGCTACACAACCAGGATCCCGGAAGGCCAGGAGATAGACGCCTCAGTTTCTTTTGGGGACTGGAACAGCCGTTTCTACAGCTTCCACTTTGCTGACCGCCCCTTTGGCAAATCCGAAGAAGGCATTGATGAACCATCATGGGCTGACCGCGTGCTTGGTCAGCGCTTCTTTTACTCTTTCAGCTTTAAATCCAGAACCTCGGACAGCTACGTTACCACACCCTCTTATAAGAGCCTAAGTTCTATAGACGGAGCGGCTGATTCATCCATTCCCGTAGTAACGGGTTGGGAAAAAGACATTGATCCGCAGACCGGTAAGACCCGTTATAAGATTGGTGATCAGGGCAATAACTGGTATGAAGATTACGGTGTCTTTATCAAGACAGGCTATGATTTTTCTGAGAACACTCGCCTTTGGTACAGTCTGAGTGCCAGCAAATTTGAATATGGCTGGGAGGACGGGACAAGCCTCCTCCGCGATTCCTCGGGCAATGCAGTCTATGAGGGAGATGTCTATATTCAGGACGGCGGTAAGACTTCCCTGGTAAGCCTGAGCCCCTCTCTCTTTACCTCAGATACCAAAGAAAAAGAGTCCCTGGTACATAGCCTGCACTTTGATCATACCGTCCCTGATTTACTTGACCTGACAATGATGGTCGGATTCAACGATAAGGAGGCTGGCACCCATTATGAGAGCAGTAGCCGCTATAAAGCAGAGGACAGCTCCCTGACTCAGGCTGACCTGACCGCCACCTTTCATCTGCTTGCAGATGATCTGCTTCTGACTGTGGGCACTCAAGGGGTACAGGAAGAGGCCACGGTCACGGACAGTAATCTCTCCAATGCCTATGATGAAAACAGCATCGTCTCCACCCGCGAAGAAACCAACGGGACCAATCAGACCTTAGGCACCTTTGTCCAGGCTGAATACTCCCCGCTTGATCCTTTGACCCTCTATCTCGGCGGCCGATATGATCATTGGTGGGGTAGTGATGCGGATTATTACTCCAGCCTCTCTGGAGAATATTATACCCAACATCCAGATACTGATGACGGCCAGTTCAGCCCCAAGGCTTCTGTGGTCTATCATCCCCTGGAGAACGGTACTGTGCGGGCCTCCTATGGCCAATCCTTTACAGCGCCCTCGCTGTACTACCGAACCTCAAGCTATTACTGGGAAGGGGGTGGAACTATCTCTATGGCCAGCCCTAACCCGGATCTGAAACCGGAGACCAATACCTCCTGGGAAGTGGGTACGGAATGGGAATTCTGGAAGAAACGGGTCCGGGTCAAGCTGACCTATTTTGAAAACGATTTTGAAGACATGATCGTCAGTACCAGTACAACCTCCACCTTGGCCGATGGCACGCAGGTTATCGATAAAACCAGGATCAATGCAGATGAGGCCGAGGTCAACGGTATCGAGGCAGCTGTGGAGGCATCTTTCACCGCTGATCTGCGGGGCGGCCTGTTCTATACCCATAATTGGTCCGAATATACGGTGACCAAGGATTCTTCCAAGTTGGGTTGGGAAGTGGATGAGGTGCCCACGAATATCTGGAGCGCCTGGATCGGTTATTATTTCACCGATAATCTGGACCTGAACCTGAGCTATCGCTACTGCGACTCCCGCTATGACGATGAGTATGCAGCCTATGGAGAAAATTCCTATAAGGGCGATGATGAATATTATGTTATGGATGCCAAGCTGACCTACAGACCCTCTGAGCATCTGGCGCTGTCCGTTTCTGTGGATAATCTTCTCGACGAGGAATACTACGAGTATTACAAGGGGCCAGGGCGCTTTGCTCTCGCAACCCTGAGCTTTTCTTATTAA
- a CDS encoding nicotianamine synthase family protein → MIPDYTELAATLARISESVRPLSDEEILQGDAAVLDPLFRELDILAAQDVEPEIVERLLYASELASALPEISRLRNLYSLRLEIQQARSLLENPHPWEAIQGFTFYPNYVQLAATEQQGADLQPGDRVIFLGSGPLPLSLILLCSKYGLNGLGIERDQDSAEFSRHLLEHLGMQEQISILVGDHFTLHKESKMVDCKLVMVAAMARPKQEIFRRLARILPADSLVSYRLYEKGLRRILDQEEDFLLPDAFSRHCRIPPRPPVNNTVVMVRKYPADHPFYFFGETL, encoded by the coding sequence ATGATACCTGATTACACGGAACTTGCTGCTACGCTGGCCCGTATCTCTGAGTCTGTACGTCCCCTGAGCGATGAAGAGATCCTTCAGGGAGATGCAGCTGTCCTTGACCCGCTTTTTCGAGAGCTGGACATTCTGGCAGCGCAGGATGTGGAACCGGAGATTGTGGAGCGACTCCTTTATGCTTCGGAGCTGGCTTCGGCACTGCCAGAGATCAGTCGTTTGCGTAATCTCTACAGCCTCCGCCTGGAGATTCAGCAGGCCCGCTCCCTCCTGGAAAACCCTCATCCCTGGGAAGCAATACAGGGATTCACCTTTTACCCGAATTATGTGCAGCTGGCTGCGACGGAGCAGCAGGGAGCAGACCTTCAACCCGGTGACCGGGTCATTTTTCTCGGCTCAGGTCCCTTGCCCCTTTCTCTGATCCTGCTCTGTTCCAAATACGGACTCAATGGTCTGGGGATTGAGCGAGATCAGGATTCTGCTGAATTTTCCCGGCATTTGCTGGAGCATCTGGGAATGCAGGAGCAAATCAGTATCCTTGTGGGCGATCATTTTACTCTGCACAAAGAAAGCAAGATGGTGGACTGTAAATTAGTCATGGTCGCGGCTATGGCTCGGCCTAAGCAGGAGATCTTCCGTCGTCTTGCCCGGATTCTTCCCGCAGACAGTCTTGTGTCCTATCGGCTCTATGAAAAGGGGCTACGGAGAATTCTGGATCAGGAGGAAGACTTTCTCCTCCCGGATGCCTTCTCTCGCCATTGTCGCATCCCCCCGCGACCACCAGTGAATAATACCGTTGTCATGGTCAGGAAGTATCCTGCTGACCATCCGTTTTATTTTTTTGGAGAAACTTTATGA
- a CDS encoding nicotianamine synthase family protein, with protein MHVFPFSHEHSLTDQAFVNCCRDCERSYHLVSERLRDFHTQLIGYSQQELRQLSQQDIYQLYLILDDIAHLECGSHLAERILASAEIQEILPDIRWYYNTFFEVHETYLVHEVLAADDPWQPLQFFGLYPRYETLIRTQMEQLDLPRPQKLVFIGCGPMPLSLILLNRLYGISSIGLDIDPKAVSLARQCLERLELDQEISILQGTEEMLADLDWDVVVVAALAEPKRKIFASLYRIMKASQKRPVICRTYSGLLTLLHPSLREEDYMGFRVHQEIRPENNRVNNTLLQLEMNG; from the coding sequence ATGCACGTTTTTCCTTTTTCCCATGAACACAGCCTGACAGACCAGGCCTTTGTGAACTGTTGCCGGGATTGTGAACGCAGTTATCACCTGGTATCGGAGCGGCTCAGAGACTTTCATACGCAACTCATCGGCTATAGCCAGCAAGAGCTTCGCCAACTTTCCCAGCAGGATATCTATCAGCTCTATCTGATTCTGGATGATATTGCTCATCTCGAATGCGGCTCGCACTTGGCTGAGCGTATCCTGGCCAGTGCAGAGATCCAGGAGATCCTGCCGGATATTCGTTGGTATTATAATACCTTCTTCGAGGTGCATGAGACCTATCTGGTCCATGAGGTTTTGGCCGCTGATGATCCCTGGCAGCCCCTGCAGTTTTTCGGCCTGTATCCCCGCTACGAAACATTGATCCGCACCCAGATGGAGCAGCTTGATCTACCCCGCCCGCAAAAGTTGGTTTTTATAGGCTGCGGCCCCATGCCGCTTTCCCTCATCCTGCTCAACCGTCTCTATGGCATCAGCTCTATTGGTTTGGATATTGATCCTAAGGCAGTTTCTTTGGCCCGGCAATGTCTTGAGCGCCTGGAACTTGATCAGGAGATTTCTATCCTTCAGGGGACAGAAGAGATGCTTGCCGATCTGGACTGGGATGTGGTGGTGGTTGCGGCACTGGCTGAACCGAAACGAAAGATTTTTGCCAGTCTGTACCGAATTATGAAGGCCAGCCAAAAACGACCTGTAATCTGTCGGACCTATTCCGGTCTTCTGACTCTGCTTCATCCCTCTCTGCGGGAGGAGGACTATATGGGCTTTCGTGTTCATCAGGAGATCAGGCCGGAAAACAACAGAGTAAATAATACCCTGCTTCAGCTGGAGATGAATGGATGA
- a CDS encoding ABC transporter ATP-binding protein, with translation MLINNAMQSEKKFDSRPHLIELRNICFHYPGTDLQLLQGINFSLERQQRVGLVGPNGSGKTSLFHVIMGLLKPESGLVLFNGEEMHDKEDFRKLRRKVGLLFQDSDDQLFSPTVLEDVAFGPLNFGATPQEAREIARQTLYELKLEHLEQRITHQLSGGEKKMVSLATILAMRPDALLLDEPTNNLDAATRSRLIEVMNGLDLALLIISHDWSLLADTCYEVCAMDLGQVTMNDLSYLHDHRHSHPYGRQPHAHLNNVQSLPENAELS, from the coding sequence ATGCTGATCAATAATGCTATGCAATCGGAAAAAAAATTCGACAGCAGGCCTCATTTAATAGAATTACGGAACATCTGTTTTCATTATCCGGGGACAGATTTGCAGCTGTTACAAGGAATTAATTTTTCTCTGGAAAGGCAGCAGCGCGTGGGCCTGGTCGGGCCGAACGGTTCTGGTAAGACTTCGCTCTTCCATGTCATTATGGGGCTACTTAAACCGGAATCAGGTCTGGTGCTGTTTAACGGGGAAGAGATGCATGATAAGGAGGACTTCAGAAAACTGCGCCGGAAGGTGGGGCTCCTTTTTCAGGACTCTGATGATCAGCTCTTTTCTCCGACCGTGCTGGAGGATGTGGCCTTTGGACCGCTCAATTTTGGTGCAACCCCACAAGAGGCCAGGGAAATAGCCCGTCAGACCCTCTACGAGCTTAAATTGGAGCACCTTGAACAGCGGATTACCCATCAGCTTTCCGGCGGGGAAAAGAAGATGGTGTCTTTGGCAACTATCCTGGCCATGCGCCCGGATGCCTTGCTTCTGGATGAACCCACCAATAATCTCGATGCGGCAACCCGCTCCCGCTTGATTGAGGTCATGAACGGGTTGGATCTGGCCCTGCTGATTATCTCCCATGACTGGAGTTTGCTGGCTGACACCTGTTATGAAGTTTGCGCGATGGACCTGGGGCAGGTGACAATGAACGATCTCTCCTATCTCCATGATCACCGTCACTCCCACCCCTATGGCAGGCAGCCGCACGCCCATCTTAACAATGTTCAGTCCTTACCGGAAAACGCTGAATTATCCTGA